In Dyadobacter sp. NIV53, a single window of DNA contains:
- a CDS encoding VCBS repeat-containing protein has protein sequence MYIFLLVLLVTGCNTDEKDAPALFEEMSPGYTGIEFANEITSSENLNIFNYRNFYNGGGVAIGDINNDGLPDIYFTANIGENKLYLNKGNFRFEDITEKAKVGGKGSWSTGAAFADVNSDGLLDLYVCNSGLESKGRANELFINKGNLLFEESAAVYGLDDHGYSTHASFFDYDHDGDLDMFLLNNSFIPVGRLGFANIRNQRDTDGGDKLFRNDGNTFKDVSAEAGIFGSLIGFGLGIVVGDVNNDNWPDIYVCNDFYEHDYLYINNRNGTFTESIKEATQHISMTAMGADIADLNNDGKLDIFVTDMLPAADRRLKLTTTFEGHNLMELKVSRDFHYQYMQNTFQLNQTDDADHKTWFSEIGRFAGTYASDWSWGPLILDLDADGEKDIFVANGINKDLTNQDFVQFFANPSNLAEISRTKKLDYKMLLDKMPSEPIANYAFRNNGNLTFTNKSEEWGLSNPSFSNGSAYGDLDNDGDLDLVVSNVNKEAFVYRNRSNEKKGFHYVKFKLDGENGNKYGIGTKVYVHQSKKTQMLQQTSSRGFQSSVDMQLVFGLGSNPVIDSVTVIWPDDKKQVLNNVNADSSYVLKQKGAGILWIASHKKIKTAFADVTASSGIDFVHKEADYVDYNTNPLIKQMYSRFGPALAVGDVNKDGLDDVYAGGATGQGGRLYLQKQDGNFADKTPEIFLKDITSEASDAMFFDANNDSNLDLLVVSGSNEFKADDINLQPKLYLNDGKGGFTKSNGFPDIKINASCISVADFDRDGDMDVFIGSRLISGQYGLNPESYLLVNDGKGNFKNKTKELITEGQHAGMITDATWADLDGDLFPELILVGDWMPVMIFKNNKGHLKLETDSKFKDTGGKTYKTHGWWNTVEVADMDNDGDMDIVLGNLGLNSRLKASQSMPVEMYVKDFDKNGVIKQIINSPDETGVLFPMIMKPDLLRAMPSLKKKFVKYEEYAGKTVQEIFDEDDLEGALIKKVYTSESAILRNESKGAAFTFLPLPSEAQFSPVYGIVPLDYDFDGNTDLMLAGNFFDVLPEISRYDASKGLILKNNKGILKVKGPSETGFWADGQIRTLKRLKQGQLILGRNNSTIQVFKPVNK, from the coding sequence TTGTATATTTTTTTACTGGTGTTACTGGTTACGGGCTGTAACACGGATGAAAAAGATGCGCCTGCTCTTTTTGAAGAAATGTCGCCGGGCTATACCGGAATTGAGTTTGCCAATGAAATAACCAGCAGTGAAAATCTCAACATATTCAATTACCGTAACTTTTATAATGGTGGCGGTGTGGCAATAGGGGATATTAATAATGATGGACTACCCGATATTTATTTTACGGCTAACATTGGTGAAAATAAGTTGTATCTGAACAAGGGTAACTTTCGCTTTGAAGATATTACGGAAAAGGCAAAGGTTGGGGGAAAAGGCTCATGGAGTACAGGTGCTGCGTTTGCAGATGTAAACAGCGATGGATTACTGGATTTATACGTGTGCAATTCAGGTCTCGAAAGCAAAGGACGCGCTAATGAATTGTTTATTAATAAAGGAAATCTTCTTTTTGAAGAATCTGCTGCAGTTTATGGGTTAGACGATCATGGATATTCAACCCATGCTTCCTTTTTTGATTACGATCATGACGGCGATCTGGATATGTTCCTTCTGAACAATAGTTTTATTCCGGTAGGACGATTGGGGTTTGCTAACATCCGTAATCAGCGGGACACAGATGGTGGTGATAAATTGTTCAGGAATGATGGAAACACTTTTAAGGACGTGAGTGCGGAAGCCGGAATTTTCGGGAGCCTGATCGGTTTTGGGCTTGGCATTGTTGTTGGGGATGTAAACAATGATAACTGGCCCGATATCTACGTTTGTAATGACTTTTACGAACATGATTATTTGTATATCAATAACAGGAACGGGACTTTCACGGAATCAATAAAAGAGGCTACACAGCATATTAGTATGACTGCAATGGGAGCAGATATTGCTGATTTGAACAATGATGGGAAATTAGACATTTTCGTCACGGATATGCTGCCTGCCGCCGACCGTAGATTAAAATTAACTACGACGTTTGAAGGGCATAATCTGATGGAACTAAAGGTTTCTCGTGATTTTCATTATCAGTACATGCAAAATACTTTCCAGCTTAACCAAACAGATGATGCAGACCATAAAACCTGGTTTAGTGAAATAGGCCGCTTTGCCGGTACCTACGCTTCCGACTGGAGTTGGGGACCGCTGATACTGGATCTGGATGCGGATGGCGAAAAAGATATTTTTGTGGCAAACGGGATTAATAAGGATCTGACAAATCAGGATTTCGTTCAGTTTTTTGCCAATCCTTCCAACCTTGCAGAAATCAGCAGGACAAAGAAACTGGATTATAAAATGCTTCTTGATAAAATGCCTTCTGAGCCTATTGCCAACTATGCATTCAGAAATAATGGGAACCTGACTTTTACCAATAAATCCGAAGAATGGGGACTGTCTAATCCTTCATTTTCCAATGGTTCTGCATATGGTGATCTGGACAATGACGGCGATCTGGATCTGGTTGTTAGTAATGTAAATAAAGAAGCATTCGTATACAGGAACCGGTCCAATGAGAAAAAAGGATTTCATTATGTGAAATTTAAACTGGATGGAGAAAATGGCAACAAATACGGTATTGGAACAAAAGTATATGTCCATCAAAGCAAAAAGACACAGATGTTACAACAAACGTCCAGCCGTGGATTTCAGTCATCTGTTGATATGCAATTGGTTTTTGGATTGGGCAGTAATCCGGTAATTGATTCAGTAACCGTTATTTGGCCTGATGATAAAAAGCAGGTATTGAATAATGTTAATGCCGATTCGTCTTATGTTTTAAAACAAAAGGGTGCAGGAATTCTTTGGATTGCTTCTCATAAAAAAATTAAAACGGCATTCGCGGACGTAACTGCTTCAAGCGGAATTGATTTTGTGCATAAAGAAGCCGATTATGTTGATTACAATACAAACCCTCTGATCAAACAGATGTATTCCCGGTTTGGCCCGGCGTTGGCGGTTGGAGATGTGAATAAGGACGGATTGGATGATGTTTATGCGGGAGGTGCAACCGGGCAGGGTGGAAGATTATATCTTCAAAAGCAAGATGGGAACTTTGCTGACAAAACCCCGGAAATTTTCCTTAAAGATATTACTTCGGAAGCGTCGGATGCCATGTTCTTTGATGCAAATAATGATTCAAACCTGGATTTGCTGGTTGTATCAGGAAGCAACGAATTTAAGGCTGACGATATTAATTTGCAGCCCAAACTTTACCTGAATGATGGTAAAGGCGGTTTTACAAAAAGCAATGGTTTTCCCGATATAAAGATCAATGCGTCCTGTATTTCTGTTGCCGATTTTGACAGGGACGGAGATATGGATGTGTTTATCGGGTCAAGGCTGATATCCGGCCAGTATGGTTTAAATCCTGAAAGCTATTTACTTGTGAATGATGGTAAAGGGAACTTCAAAAACAAGACAAAAGAACTTATTACTGAAGGGCAGCATGCAGGAATGATAACCGATGCAACCTGGGCAGATCTGGATGGAGATCTTTTCCCGGAATTAATTCTGGTAGGAGACTGGATGCCAGTGATGATCTTTAAAAACAACAAAGGCCATTTAAAGTTAGAAACCGATAGTAAATTTAAAGATACTGGAGGCAAAACTTATAAAACACACGGCTGGTGGAACACGGTTGAAGTCGCCGATATGGATAATGATGGTGATATGGACATCGTTTTGGGAAATTTAGGATTAAACTCCCGTTTGAAAGCGTCGCAAAGTATGCCTGTTGAAATGTATGTTAAGGATTTTGATAAAAACGGCGTAATAAAACAAATCATAAATAGTCCGGATGAAACGGGAGTTCTTTTTCCAATGATTATGAAACCCGACTTGCTTAGGGCAATGCCTTCCTTAAAAAAGAAATTTGTAAAATATGAAGAGTACGCAGGCAAAACTGTTCAGGAAATATTTGATGAGGATGATTTGGAAGGCGCTTTAATTAAAAAAGTATATACCTCTGAGTCTGCTATTTTACGTAATGAATCGAAAGGTGCTGCTTTTACTTTTTTGCCGTTACCATCAGAAGCGCAGTTCAGTCCGGTTTATGGCATTGTACCTTTAGATTATGATTTTGATGGAAATACGGATTTGATGTTAGCAGGTAATTTCTTTGATGTACTTCCTGAAATTAGCCGTTATGATGCCTCAAAAGGATTGATACTCAAAAATAATAAGGGCATTTTGAAAGTTAAAGGTCCATCCGAAACGGGTTTTTGGGCTGATGGACAAATTCGTACTTTGAAAAGACTGAAACAGGGACAACTGATCCTTGGCAGAAACAACAGTACGATCCAGGTATTTAAGCCTGTGAATAAATAA
- a CDS encoding RagB/SusD family nutrient uptake outer membrane protein has protein sequence MKVKYKYLLFGCLFAVAGQSCTDLTENTYDVVPTDEFGGTAGQQAALIGPIYNNLGGYFDKYWQIDVSTDEAVIPTRGGDWGDGGKWVRMHEHKWETNEDLFNNIWKMCYESITAINSQLGAQTDPGLIAELKALRAFYHYIAMDHFGNVIIADQLGGTTPTQKTSKEMYTWIESELLAVYPNLSETAGGAYYGRMNKYVVDMILAKLYLNAEIYTGTPQWQKAITYSDHIIASKKYSLAADFFSVFSITNQKSPEIILATPFDKDKRTGFEIQRYTLNYLNQLTYSLSQSTYNGVATTASFYRSFADGDLRKNMWLVGQQYTAAGEPINDQGVPFAYTIDIPALVMPAGVVARNAGVRSVKYEIQKNNPSGSQDNDFVVFRLGDVYLMRAEANYRLGKTAAALEDVNVIRTRAGVPNFTTLTDDILLAERGREMAWEYHRRQDLIRFKQFTKAWDFKSVTAATRTLFPIPAVQIGLNPNLKQNPGYN, from the coding sequence ATGAAAGTGAAATATAAATACTTACTTTTTGGATGTCTGTTTGCGGTTGCTGGCCAGTCGTGTACGGATTTGACTGAAAATACCTACGATGTTGTTCCTACTGACGAATTCGGTGGAACAGCAGGACAACAGGCTGCATTGATCGGGCCGATCTATAATAACCTGGGCGGTTATTTTGACAAATACTGGCAAATTGATGTTTCTACTGATGAAGCGGTAATACCAACAAGAGGTGGTGACTGGGGAGACGGTGGTAAATGGGTGCGTATGCACGAGCACAAATGGGAAACCAATGAAGATCTTTTCAATAATATCTGGAAGATGTGCTATGAAAGTATTACTGCTATTAACAGTCAGTTAGGTGCTCAGACAGATCCTGGGCTAATTGCAGAGCTGAAAGCATTACGTGCGTTCTATCACTACATTGCAATGGATCACTTTGGTAACGTTATCATTGCAGATCAGCTTGGAGGAACTACTCCAACTCAAAAAACAAGTAAAGAAATGTACACTTGGATTGAGAGTGAATTACTTGCAGTGTATCCGAATTTGAGCGAAACAGCGGGCGGTGCTTATTACGGACGTATGAACAAATATGTTGTTGATATGATTCTTGCGAAATTGTACCTGAATGCTGAGATATATACCGGTACACCGCAATGGCAGAAAGCAATAACATACTCTGATCATATCATTGCTTCTAAAAAGTATTCATTGGCAGCTGACTTCTTTAGTGTATTTTCTATTACAAACCAGAAGTCTCCTGAAATTATCCTTGCAACACCTTTTGATAAAGACAAAAGAACCGGATTTGAGATTCAGAGATACACTTTGAATTATCTTAATCAGCTGACTTACAGTTTGTCACAATCTACATATAATGGTGTTGCGACAACGGCATCGTTTTATCGTTCATTTGCTGATGGTGATTTACGTAAAAATATGTGGCTGGTTGGTCAGCAGTATACTGCTGCAGGAGAACCTATTAATGATCAGGGTGTTCCTTTTGCTTACACAATTGATATACCTGCATTAGTAATGCCTGCAGGTGTTGTTGCCCGTAATGCAGGGGTAAGAAGTGTGAAATATGAAATTCAGAAAAACAATCCATCCGGAAGCCAGGACAACGATTTCGTGGTATTCCGTTTAGGTGATGTATATCTGATGCGTGCAGAAGCTAATTACCGTTTAGGTAAAACAGCTGCTGCCCTGGAAGATGTTAATGTGATTAGAACAAGAGCTGGAGTTCCTAACTTTACTACATTAACAGACGATATTCTTTTGGCAGAAAGAGGCCGTGAAATGGCTTGGGAATATCACCGTCGTCAGGATCTGATCCGTTTCAAACAATTTACTAAAGCCTGGGATTTCAAAAGTGTTACTGCTGCTACAAGAACATTGTTTCCGATTCCAGCAGTTCAGATTGGTTTGAATCCAAATCTTAAACAAAATCCGGGTTACAACTAA
- a CDS encoding TonB-dependent receptor gives MMKLSLMGHRQNDDLNARGKQGKETWSARQSGLAILLFALLSITTSVFAQEVTVTGKVTDMKGDGLPGVSITVKGTTKGSNTDMDGNYTVSASPTETLVFSFIGFSSKEVLVGNQSKLDVQMSDDVKALEEVVVVGYGTAKRKDVTGSVQSVSAKDFNAGINPNPLQAIQGKVAGLVITQPSGDPNSNPTVRLRGYTSLAGGSDPLYVVDGIIGVPMNTISPDDIESMDVLKDASASAIYGSRAANGVIIVTTKRGKSGRTTVSFNNYVGVETISNRLDLLNGDDYRAQVSRIAGDASLSDKQKFPVDAQGKGYSTDWIDEISRTGITNNHDLAISGGSPTFSYRGSLNFLNRQGIIKETGFDRLTGRINLDQKAFNNRLNIQYSLSVTNTNSKIADGDIIVRATTYLPTLPVINPATNGYYEIPGSFDLYNPVSMLRNQKFEGSRRVVIGGLNLKYEILDGLTVGVNGALRSDDYNEGRSRNRAARGYESVNGRAEQKLDQTTDKLVELTANYLKGFGEKNSNFSLLGGYSYQDVTNDGFNANNNQFVTDIFGYDKLGSGAGTLISPNSTYTGSYKNQTKLASFFGRATLNLNEKYNLTGTLRYDGSSKFGANNKWALFPSIAAGWTISEESFFPKSNTFNYLKLRVGWGQTGNSEGIAPYQSLKLYGIKDNYYDGSIDNYLPGYAVTQNANPNLKWEKLAQANIGLDFQLVGGRFSGTVEYYNKTTSDMLYPYSVPADGVKYYTDRIIANVGKMRNSGFELSFGGDIVSKDNFTWTSRVVGAYNKNTIVSLKNEEFNSGRVLFNDFGGRGLSDVYASVLEEGLPLGTFNNVPEFVRFGTDGKMLFKSAETGDTTSIPGSAQVGFKGNPQPFFTGAWINNFRYKNFDLSFQFRGTFGNKIMNNMRANLSLPGSILQTNMLSSISDLPANYSASRMSDYWMESGTFVRLDNWQIGYNLPIKDKYISNARFYVGGNNLLIITKYKGIDPELQVKGDLQDNGTNQRPNRLGIDATGIYPKTRSVQLGVNLTF, from the coding sequence ATGATGAAATTATCCTTAATGGGCCATCGTCAGAATGATGATTTAAACGCAAGAGGAAAACAGGGAAAAGAAACCTGGAGTGCCCGCCAATCCGGCCTGGCAATCTTGTTGTTTGCATTGCTTAGTATTACAACCAGCGTATTTGCGCAGGAGGTAACAGTTACCGGGAAAGTGACAGATATGAAAGGTGATGGATTACCCGGCGTATCTATTACAGTAAAGGGAACTACAAAAGGTTCCAACACAGACATGGACGGAAACTACACAGTTTCTGCTTCTCCAACTGAAACACTTGTATTTAGTTTTATTGGTTTTTCTTCAAAAGAAGTGCTTGTAGGGAATCAGTCGAAGCTCGATGTACAAATGAGCGATGACGTAAAAGCACTTGAAGAAGTCGTTGTTGTTGGATATGGTACTGCGAAACGTAAGGATGTAACCGGTTCGGTTCAGTCTGTAAGCGCAAAAGATTTTAATGCAGGTATAAACCCAAATCCATTACAGGCTATTCAGGGAAAAGTAGCTGGTCTGGTAATTACCCAGCCTTCTGGTGATCCTAATTCAAATCCTACTGTTCGTCTTCGTGGATATACTTCTCTTGCAGGTGGCAGTGATCCATTATATGTTGTTGATGGTATTATCGGTGTTCCTATGAACACAATTTCGCCTGACGATATTGAATCAATGGATGTACTTAAAGATGCATCTGCATCTGCTATTTATGGTTCACGTGCTGCAAATGGTGTAATTATTGTAACAACAAAAAGAGGAAAGTCTGGCCGTACGACGGTTTCTTTCAACAATTATGTTGGTGTTGAAACAATATCTAACCGTCTTGATTTACTTAACGGAGATGATTACAGAGCTCAGGTAAGCAGAATCGCAGGTGATGCTTCACTTAGTGATAAGCAAAAATTCCCGGTAGATGCACAGGGAAAAGGTTACAGTACTGACTGGATTGACGAAATATCCAGAACAGGTATTACTAACAACCATGATCTGGCTATATCAGGAGGTTCTCCAACATTTTCTTATCGCGGTTCCCTTAACTTCCTAAATCGTCAGGGAATTATTAAAGAAACAGGTTTTGACCGTTTAACTGGCCGTATTAATTTGGATCAGAAAGCGTTTAATAACCGTCTTAACATTCAATACAGTTTGTCAGTTACAAATACCAATAGCAAGATTGCTGATGGTGATATCATTGTACGTGCTACAACTTATCTTCCTACGCTTCCTGTAATTAATCCTGCAACTAACGGATATTATGAAATACCAGGAAGTTTTGATTTGTACAATCCGGTATCAATGTTGAGGAATCAGAAATTTGAAGGTAGTCGCCGTGTGGTTATTGGTGGGCTTAACCTGAAATATGAAATTCTGGATGGTCTGACAGTAGGTGTAAACGGTGCTTTAAGAAGCGATGATTATAACGAGGGGCGTTCGAGAAACAGGGCTGCAAGAGGATATGAATCAGTAAATGGCAGAGCTGAGCAAAAATTGGATCAAACTACTGATAAACTTGTTGAATTAACTGCCAATTATCTGAAAGGCTTTGGAGAGAAAAACAGTAATTTTTCTTTATTAGGAGGTTATTCTTATCAGGATGTAACCAACGATGGTTTCAATGCTAATAACAACCAGTTTGTTACTGATATTTTTGGATATGACAAATTAGGTAGTGGTGCAGGTACTTTGATAAGCCCTAATTCTACTTATACCGGTTCTTACAAAAACCAAACAAAACTTGCTTCTTTCTTTGGAAGAGCTACTTTGAATTTGAATGAAAAGTACAATTTAACAGGTACTTTACGCTACGATGGTAGTTCTAAATTTGGTGCAAATAATAAATGGGCACTTTTCCCTTCTATTGCAGCTGGCTGGACAATTTCAGAAGAATCCTTTTTTCCTAAATCCAATACTTTCAATTATTTGAAATTGCGTGTTGGTTGGGGGCAAACTGGTAACTCAGAAGGTATTGCACCATATCAATCACTTAAATTGTATGGTATAAAAGATAATTATTATGACGGAAGTATTGATAATTATTTGCCAGGATATGCTGTAACACAAAATGCTAATCCTAACCTGAAATGGGAAAAACTTGCACAAGCTAACATAGGACTTGATTTTCAATTGGTAGGAGGAAGATTCTCCGGAACTGTTGAATACTACAACAAAACTACGAGCGACATGTTGTATCCTTACTCTGTACCTGCTGACGGTGTAAAGTATTATACGGATAGAATTATTGCAAATGTTGGTAAAATGCGTAATTCAGGATTTGAACTTTCGTTTGGTGGTGATATCGTAAGTAAAGATAACTTCACATGGACAAGCCGTGTAGTAGGCGCTTACAATAAGAATACTATTGTTTCATTGAAAAATGAGGAGTTCAATTCAGGACGCGTTCTTTTTAATGATTTCGGTGGAAGAGGGTTATCAGATGTATATGCTTCTGTATTAGAAGAAGGACTTCCTTTGGGAACATTCAACAACGTACCTGAATTTGTCAGATTCGGAACAGATGGTAAAATGTTATTTAAATCTGCTGAGACAGGAGATACTACAAGTATACCAGGTTCTGCTCAGGTTGGATTTAAAGGAAATCCTCAGCCATTCTTTACCGGTGCGTGGATTAACAATTTCAGATATAAAAACTTTGATCTTAGTTTCCAGTTCAGAGGTACTTTCGGTAACAAAATCATGAATAACATGCGTGCGAACTTGTCTCTTCCAGGATCAATTCTTCAGACTAACATGTTGAGCAGTATCAGTGATCTGCCAGCTAATTACAGCGCAAGCCGTATGTCTGATTACTGGATGGAAAGCGGAACATTTGTTCGTCTTGATAACTGGCAAATTGGTTACAACCTGCCTATCAAGGATAAATACATATCCAATGCAAGATTCTATGTTGGAGGTAATAATCTATTGATCATTACTAAATACAAAGGTATTGATCCTGAATTACAGGTTAAAGGGGATCTTCAGGATAACGGAACAAATCAACGTCCTAACCGACTTGGTATTGATGCAACCGGTATCTATCCTAAAACCAGATCAGTACAGCTGGGAGTAAACCTTACATTTTAA